In Candidatus Contubernalis alkalaceticus, the following proteins share a genomic window:
- a CDS encoding PadR family transcriptional regulator — protein MENYLDKSYWSSLLKMGLSRFFILRVLYSGPLHCYAMAKRISQMTHGSCSPAEGALYPVLSEFMEGGYVTCTVKKVSGRQRKVYTLTKKGIQAYDAAMESWYEMTQILVGTTDRHVVNEAKAGEIR, from the coding sequence ATGGAAAATTATTTAGACAAAAGTTATTGGAGCAGTTTATTGAAGATGGGGCTTTCTCGATTTTTTATTCTAAGAGTTCTTTACAGCGGGCCCCTGCATTGTTACGCTATGGCAAAGCGTATTTCACAGATGACCCACGGTAGTTGTTCCCCGGCAGAGGGAGCATTGTATCCGGTATTAAGTGAATTCATGGAGGGGGGATATGTTACCTGCACAGTGAAAAAGGTGTCTGGACGTCAGCGAAAAGTGTATACCCTAACCAAAAAAGGTATCCAGGCATATGATGCTGCTATGGAGTCCTGGTATGAGATGACCCAGATTTTAGTGGGAACCACCGATCGACATGTCGTTAATGAAGCCAAAGCTGGTGAAATTAGATAG
- a CDS encoding 4Fe-4S double cluster binding domain-containing protein, whose translation MTKVVSKLLAVSTDLIDSDAFKLHVKKMGASVVDFGDVSTGLAREFSHMPKAISMGIKHPPIEKDINNVDFYPHLYISIDKRLQKIQKKISKALRQSGWRALPIPPDSHRVDTSFISRLFPLFPHKTAATCAGLGWVGKSGLLISRDFGSRMSWATILTDAPLEVSPQPIIASQCGECCRCVNACPAGAISGKHWKRLESYESMIDTEKCSAYLQRNNEKYGQFVCGICILACPQGISKGNH comes from the coding sequence ATGACTAAGGTGGTTTCTAAGTTACTGGCAGTTTCTACAGATTTAATTGACAGTGATGCTTTTAAACTGCATGTTAAAAAGATGGGAGCCAGTGTGGTAGATTTCGGTGATGTAAGTACCGGATTAGCAAGAGAGTTTTCTCACATGCCCAAAGCTATTTCTATGGGCATAAAGCACCCGCCCATAGAAAAGGATATAAACAATGTGGATTTTTACCCTCATCTATATATATCTATAGATAAGCGTTTGCAGAAAATTCAGAAAAAAATTAGTAAAGCCCTCCGGCAGTCAGGGTGGAGAGCACTTCCTATACCTCCAGATTCTCACCGGGTTGATACCAGTTTTATTTCCAGGTTGTTTCCCCTTTTTCCCCATAAGACTGCTGCAACCTGTGCAGGATTGGGTTGGGTAGGGAAAAGCGGCCTTTTAATAAGCCGTGATTTTGGATCCCGCATGAGTTGGGCGACTATATTAACTGATGCTCCACTGGAAGTATCCCCTCAGCCAATTATAGCCAGCCAGTGTGGGGAATGCTGCAGGTGTGTGAATGCTTGTCCTGCCGGGGCAATTTCCGGGAAACACTGGAAACGTTTAGAGAGTTATGAATCTATGATTGATACTGAAAAATGTTCAGCTTATCTCCAAAGGAACAATGAAAAATATGGGCAGTTTGTTTGTGGCATCTGCATTCTTGCATGTCCTCAGGGAATAAGTAAAGGAAACCATTAG
- the lpdA gene encoding dihydrolipoyl dehydrogenase, whose amino-acid sequence MYDLIIAGGGPAGYAAAVRTAQMGAKVLMVEKDKVGGTCLHRGCIPTKVLHEHAQTHEKSINAFKSGFFKGDITLDLSIIKQQQQETVSKLYTGLQNVLKNRRVKIVKGSAVLKTPDTMVVQRDEGKEEYHAHNILIATGSREAELDIPGSKIISCVDESLHPPQKICSVAIIGGGYTGLELASSYISLGFEVTVIEREKVLLSGLEDNELSKMLAFLLRRRGIKILTNTTLLAVECVDDEISLLTQTSSREQVLKFHKVISAVGRRPNMEVLGSGIKGIEITSQGITVNQRQETGVSHVYAAGDVTGPPLLAHLSYFEGIAAAENIMGLDKVLDKKAVPFFLAAQPGMAWVGITEKQAKDLEIPCKMGRFSFNGNGRAVVKGHSQGLVKIVIRESDEVVLGMQVLGNDAEDLIIEGVLAVQNALTLKQMVETIHPHPTLGEAVWEASLSAWGKPLHG is encoded by the coding sequence TTGTATGATTTAATTATTGCAGGAGGCGGACCGGCGGGTTATGCTGCGGCTGTCAGAACAGCGCAAATGGGAGCAAAAGTTTTGATGGTGGAAAAGGATAAAGTTGGTGGCACCTGCCTGCACAGGGGATGTATCCCAACCAAAGTGTTACATGAGCATGCTCAAACTCACGAAAAAAGTATAAATGCATTTAAAAGTGGTTTTTTCAAAGGGGATATTACCCTTGATCTAAGTATCATAAAACAGCAGCAGCAGGAGACAGTCTCAAAGCTTTATACGGGACTGCAAAATGTGTTAAAAAACAGGCGCGTTAAAATAGTTAAAGGGTCGGCAGTATTAAAAACTCCTGACACTATGGTTGTGCAGAGGGATGAGGGAAAAGAGGAATATCACGCTCATAATATTTTAATTGCCACCGGTTCCAGGGAGGCAGAACTGGATATACCAGGTTCAAAAATAATCTCTTGCGTTGATGAATCATTACATCCTCCCCAAAAAATCTGCAGCGTTGCTATAATTGGCGGAGGTTATACCGGCTTGGAACTGGCCAGCAGTTATATTTCTCTAGGTTTTGAGGTTACTGTAATAGAGAGGGAAAAGGTACTTCTGTCTGGGTTGGAGGATAACGAACTGAGCAAGATGTTGGCTTTTCTTCTAAGGCGGCGGGGAATTAAAATACTGACTAATACTACTCTTTTGGCTGTAGAATGTGTAGATGATGAAATATCCCTATTAACTCAGACTTCCTCTAGGGAACAGGTATTAAAATTCCATAAGGTAATTTCAGCGGTAGGGCGCAGGCCTAATATGGAAGTTTTGGGCAGTGGAATAAAGGGTATTGAAATTACTTCCCAGGGGATTACGGTGAATCAAAGACAAGAAACCGGTGTATCTCATGTTTATGCTGCCGGAGATGTAACCGGACCTCCCCTTTTAGCTCATCTTTCTTATTTTGAAGGGATTGCTGCTGCAGAAAATATTATGGGCTTAGACAAAGTGCTGGATAAGAAAGCAGTTCCATTCTTCCTGGCAGCCCAGCCGGGGATGGCCTGGGTTGGGATTACTGAAAAGCAGGCCAAAGATTTGGAAATACCTTGTAAAATGGGGCGATTTTCCTTCAACGGTAACGGGAGAGCTGTGGTTAAGGGACACAGCCAGGGGCTTGTGAAAATTGTGATCCGGGAATCTGATGAAGTTGTGTTGGGTATGCAGGTGTTAGGAAACGATGCTGAAGATTTGATTATTGAAGGGGTATTGGCAGTACAGAACGCATTGACTTTAAAACAGATGGTTGAAACGATTCATCCTCATCCTACCCTGGGAGAAGCAGTATGGGAGGCATCTCTCTCTGCGTGGGGGAAGCCACTGCACGGTTAA
- a CDS encoding glycine cleavage system protein H: MESFQFMAKPVQMDENLRYYIPFDYWVKLEEERDLITLGLTPTGNIKEGEYRSVEFALKEGDEITCGEVIAVAITGKIKYLDSMVEGRVVAVNRDLEKDIDTLKDFFKDGWLLSINILNAKEVYEDMVTLSEYKEILKKFEAGAVPPGTKGGTSPTCRSVYQSIKEQKEK, translated from the coding sequence TTGGAATCTTTTCAATTTATGGCAAAACCGGTGCAAATGGATGAAAATCTCCGTTACTATATTCCCTTTGATTATTGGGTAAAGCTTGAAGAGGAGAGAGATTTGATTACATTGGGATTAACTCCCACCGGTAATATAAAAGAAGGAGAATACCGTTCAGTTGAATTTGCTTTAAAGGAAGGGGATGAAATAACCTGTGGTGAGGTAATTGCTGTAGCCATTACCGGAAAAATTAAATACCTGGACAGTATGGTAGAGGGCAGAGTGGTGGCGGTGAACCGGGATTTAGAAAAAGACATAGACACTCTAAAGGATTTTTTTAAAGATGGCTGGTTGTTGAGTATTAATATTTTAAATGCCAAGGAAGTTTATGAAGATATGGTGACATTGTCGGAATATAAAGAAATACTTAAGAAGTTTGAAGCAGGGGCAGTGCCTCCCGGAACTAAGGGTGGTACATCTCCAACCTGCAGGAGTGTTTATCAATCCATAAAAGAACAGAAGGAAAAGTAA
- a CDS encoding uroporphyrinogen decarboxylase family protein, whose amino-acid sequence MSIKLILDAYQGKKVHKVPWVPYAGVHCAYLIEESAEVYLQNPDLMVKGVLQAAQRYQVDGIPLLFDVSVEAMSMGCEYKWNSDNAPTILSHPLAEQSIEEAALKIPTAEEGRWPILIEAGKRIMEEKGDWALLGLCCGPLTLASHLRGVKLFTDMVKNKPLAKEIITFCGEVCAHSASIYRDIGCEVIGIVDPVASQVNPVIFKEFEVPACQPALEVIRSAGRISSFLTCGDASKVMEEICRLGVDSFSCDEQVSLTYARDLALKYGLGFTGSLNVAQSLTLGLMDPGKDTLVSMAAGGMTGYILAPGCNMPYHVPPENVLKVLEAKEWFEKFFAKYPDHVPPGYLTLK is encoded by the coding sequence ATGTCAATAAAACTAATTCTGGATGCCTATCAGGGTAAAAAAGTGCATAAGGTGCCCTGGGTTCCTTATGCGGGGGTACACTGTGCATATTTAATAGAAGAGTCAGCGGAGGTATATCTACAAAATCCTGATTTAATGGTAAAAGGGGTTTTGCAGGCTGCTCAGCGTTATCAGGTTGACGGAATACCTTTGCTGTTTGATGTAAGCGTGGAAGCTATGTCTATGGGGTGTGAATATAAGTGGAACAGTGATAATGCTCCCACCATTCTCAGTCACCCTCTGGCGGAACAAAGCATAGAGGAGGCGGCTTTAAAAATTCCTACAGCTGAGGAGGGCCGCTGGCCGATATTAATAGAAGCAGGAAAACGAATTATGGAAGAGAAGGGAGACTGGGCTCTGCTGGGCCTTTGCTGCGGGCCTTTAACTCTAGCATCTCACCTTCGGGGGGTTAAGCTTTTTACGGATATGGTTAAAAATAAACCTCTAGCTAAAGAAATTATTACCTTTTGTGGTGAGGTCTGTGCCCACTCCGCAAGCATTTATAGAGATATAGGCTGTGAAGTGATTGGTATCGTTGACCCTGTTGCTTCCCAGGTTAATCCGGTTATATTCAAGGAATTTGAAGTACCTGCCTGTCAGCCTGCCCTAGAGGTAATCAGGAGTGCTGGTCGTATTTCCAGCTTTTTAACTTGTGGCGATGCTTCTAAGGTGATGGAAGAAATCTGCCGGTTGGGGGTTGATAGTTTTTCTTGTGATGAACAGGTCAGTCTTACCTACGCCCGGGACCTGGCGTTAAAATATGGACTGGGTTTTACCGGAAGTTTAAATGTGGCACAATCTCTTACCCTGGGATTAATGGACCCTGGTAAAGATACCTTGGTGAGTATGGCCGCTGGAGGCATGACTGGCTATATACTTGCACCTGGCTGCAACATGCCTTATCATGTACCGCCGGAGAATGTTTTGAAAGTTCTGGAAGCTAAAGAATGGTTTGAGAAGTTTTTTGCTAAATATCCTGACCATGTCCCTCCTGGATATTTGACTTTGAAATAA
- a CDS encoding MIP/aquaporin family protein → MKHVFDFYGEFIGTFILVFFGCGAVAVTVLFSSHVGLFQLASIWGLAVTLAIYATRNLSCAHLNPAVSLAMVLGGRMSASKLIRYMLAQFTGAIFAAFALYIIFSSSITYFEQVHGIVRGEPGSVATAVIFSQYYPSPSAGQFLQITMLNAFLVEALGTFILVFMIFALTDGCNIGRPDDKLAPVFIGLTLTMIISILAPLTMAGLNPARDLSPRLFAYLAGWGNAAFPEPAYGIIIVYVLGPIIGAVASAFFFSKLIQPAMTQKNLEVSCSCGSREEIMKNP, encoded by the coding sequence ATGAAGCATGTCTTTGATTTCTATGGTGAGTTTATAGGAACTTTTATTCTGGTTTTCTTTGGTTGTGGAGCAGTGGCGGTAACAGTGCTTTTTTCTTCTCATGTAGGGCTTTTTCAATTAGCATCAATCTGGGGCCTGGCTGTAACACTGGCAATTTATGCTACTAGAAATCTTTCTTGTGCTCACCTTAATCCAGCAGTGAGCCTGGCTATGGTTTTGGGTGGGAGAATGTCTGCTTCTAAATTGATCAGGTATATGCTAGCCCAGTTTACAGGAGCTATTTTTGCGGCTTTTGCTTTGTATATTATATTTTCCAGTTCCATCACATATTTTGAACAGGTACATGGTATTGTTAGAGGAGAGCCCGGTTCTGTGGCAACGGCTGTGATTTTCAGCCAATATTATCCAAGCCCCTCTGCAGGCCAATTCTTACAAATAACCATGTTAAACGCTTTTTTAGTGGAGGCATTAGGCACATTTATTTTGGTGTTCATGATTTTTGCCCTTACTGATGGTTGTAATATCGGTAGGCCCGATGATAAACTGGCCCCTGTTTTTATAGGTTTAACTTTAACAATGATTATTTCTATACTGGCACCTTTGACTATGGCGGGGTTAAATCCGGCCAGAGATTTGTCTCCAAGGTTATTTGCTTATTTAGCTGGTTGGGGTAATGCTGCTTTTCCCGAACCTGCCTACGGAATTATTATTGTTTATGTCTTAGGTCCAATTATTGGTGCAGTTGCTTCTGCCTTCTTCTTTTCAAAATTGATCCAACCGGCCATGACTCAGAAAAATCTGGAAGTAAGCTGTTCTTGCGGATCAAGGGAAGAAATAATGAAAAATCCCTAA
- a CDS encoding lipoyl synthase, translating to MAVPKWLVKEIPNYHDFARTSHTVSSVETVCRHAACPNIMECFSRGCVTFLILGKNCTRNCKFCAVNHFTPLTVDSMEPERVAETVHKLNLSHAVVTSVSRDDLEDGGSKQFFLTIKAIRETTNASIEVLIPDFMGSFADLKRVVEAKPDVLAHNLETVQRLQLMIRPEADYRRSLELLRRVKEIDPKMLTKSGLILGMGEEDFEIEEALKDLRDAGCDILTLGQYRQPGIKQIPVHRFILEKGFKYWEEFAYNKNYKRVFSGTYVRSSYRSGEIKDLLKTKK from the coding sequence GTGGCAGTACCAAAGTGGCTGGTAAAAGAAATACCCAATTATCATGATTTTGCCCGGACAAGCCATACCGTTTCCTCAGTGGAAACAGTGTGCCGGCATGCTGCCTGTCCCAATATCATGGAATGCTTCAGCCGTGGGTGTGTTACTTTTTTGATTCTTGGAAAAAATTGTACCAGAAACTGTAAATTTTGTGCAGTGAACCATTTCACACCGCTGACGGTGGATTCTATGGAACCGGAGAGAGTAGCAGAGACGGTTCATAAGTTAAATCTTTCTCATGCGGTGGTGACCTCTGTAAGCCGGGATGATTTAGAAGATGGAGGGTCTAAACAGTTTTTCTTGACTATAAAAGCAATTCGTGAAACTACCAATGCCAGTATTGAAGTATTGATTCCTGATTTCATGGGGTCTTTTGCAGACCTGAAAAGAGTTGTGGAGGCAAAGCCAGATGTTTTGGCTCATAATTTGGAGACGGTGCAAAGATTACAATTAATGATAAGGCCTGAAGCAGATTACCGGCGTTCTCTGGAACTTTTACGCAGGGTAAAAGAAATTGATCCGAAGATGCTAACTAAATCTGGACTGATACTGGGGATGGGCGAAGAGGACTTTGAAATTGAGGAAGCACTTAAGGATTTACGGGATGCCGGTTGTGACATCCTCACCCTGGGACAATATCGACAGCCTGGAATCAAACAGATACCGGTGCATCGTTTTATTTTGGAAAAAGGGTTTAAGTATTGGGAAGAATTTGCATATAATAAAAATTATAAAAGAGTATTTTCTGGAACCTATGTGCGCAGCTCCTATCGATCAGGAGAAATAAAAGACCTGCTGAAGACAAAAAAATGA
- a CDS encoding uroporphyrinogen decarboxylase family protein, with translation MAKQLLLDAYNGKPTGNTVPWVPYAGVHCAYLIGEPADKYLQDADLIAKGVLHTAERYKVDGIPLIFDLNVEGMSMGCEARWYKDNPPSIVGHPLADKTLAEANLKIPTAADGRWPVVVEAAKKVKAQQGDWALMGLFCGPLTLASHLRGVKIFTDVVKNKPLAKEILEFCGKVCAESARIYRDMGCEIIAIVDPVASQIRADIFAEFVTPYCQEALEVIHEANLTSSFFICGDATKVMDEVCKIGCHGFAIDEQMNMNYIRDLATKYGLGFGGNLKLTLSLSLGMIDPFYDTLISLAAGGYTGFTLAPG, from the coding sequence ATGGCTAAACAATTACTGCTTGATGCCTATAACGGTAAGCCTACGGGCAATACAGTTCCTTGGGTGCCTTATGCAGGAGTACACTGCGCTTACTTAATTGGAGAGCCTGCAGATAAATATCTGCAGGATGCTGACTTGATTGCTAAGGGAGTTCTGCATACAGCAGAGCGTTATAAAGTTGACGGAATCCCTCTGATATTTGACCTGAACGTAGAAGGTATGTCCATGGGCTGTGAAGCTAGATGGTACAAGGATAATCCTCCTTCCATTGTGGGTCACCCTTTGGCAGACAAAACATTAGCCGAAGCTAATTTAAAAATTCCTACGGCTGCTGATGGACGCTGGCCTGTAGTAGTAGAAGCCGCTAAAAAGGTTAAAGCTCAGCAGGGGGATTGGGCCCTGATGGGTCTGTTCTGCGGCCCCTTAACCCTGGCCTCTCACCTTCGAGGTGTTAAAATCTTTACGGACGTTGTAAAGAATAAGCCGCTGGCTAAAGAGATTCTTGAGTTCTGCGGAAAAGTATGTGCTGAGTCCGCCAGAATTTATAGAGATATGGGCTGTGAGATTATCGCTATCGTTGACCCCGTAGCTTCTCAAATTCGGGCTGACATATTTGCTGAGTTCGTAACCCCATACTGCCAGGAAGCTCTGGAAGTAATTCATGAAGCCAACCTGACCTCTAGTTTCTTCATTTGTGGTGATGCTACCAAGGTTATGGATGAAGTATGTAAAATTGGCTGTCATGGTTTCGCCATTGATGAGCAGATGAACATGAACTATATCCGGGATTTAGCTACCAAATACGGCTTAGGTTTCGGTGGAAACTTGAAGCTGACCCTTTCTCTGTCCTTGGGTATGATTGACCCATTCTATGACACTTTAATCAGTCTAGCCGCCGGGGGCTATACAGGATTTACCTTGGCACCTGGCTGA
- a CDS encoding DUF6951 family protein, whose amino-acid sequence MTSRVRVMAGACGFTSVVRVSRVDKKHVSVKIISACKMLRKMNEDLALLDWRKDLFCNISNSIIYRSANKHLMHTDCPVPCAIVKVIQIELEGMVPTNVCMQFERIGKEDEM is encoded by the coding sequence GTGACATCCAGGGTAAGGGTAATGGCCGGAGCATGTGGTTTTACTAGTGTAGTAAGAGTTTCCCGAGTGGATAAAAAGCACGTGAGTGTTAAGATAATTTCCGCTTGTAAAATGCTTCGTAAAATGAATGAAGATTTGGCACTCTTGGATTGGCGTAAAGATTTATTTTGTAATATTAGTAACTCTATCATTTACCGTTCAGCCAACAAGCATCTGATGCATACAGACTGTCCAGTGCCTTGTGCCATTGTAAAAGTTATACAAATTGAACTGGAAGGTATGGTTCCTACTAATGTATGTATGCAGTTTGAAAGAATAGGGAAAGAAGATGAAATGTAA